The genomic region CGACCCCGGCCGGCCTGAGCAAGTACAAAAGGGGGTTCGACGTCGGGGAGGAGCGCCGCGACAAACTGGACGAGTACCCTTTCCTGGCGCTTTTGTACAGCGGCTGGGGGTTCGGTGCCGAATACAACGAGCCGCGCGGGCATTACTACATGGTGCAGGACCAGCTTGAGGTCGATCCCGGCAGGCTCAAGGCCGGGGGCGCCTGTCTCACCTGTAAGACCCCGTATGCGCCGAAGCTGCAAAAGGAGATGGGGAGAGCCTACTTCGCGACTCCCTACAAGGAGGTGCTGGCCAGGCTCCCCAAGCAGAACCAGGCGCTTGGCGCTGCCTGCGTCGACTGCCATGACAACCAGGGGATGACCCTGAGGATCTCGCGCGACTTCACCCTGGGGAAGGCCCTCAGGCAGATCGGTATGGACCCCTCGAAGCTTACCCGGGAACAGAAGAAGACCCTGGTCTGCGCCCAGTGCCACGTGACCTACATGATCCCCAAGGACGAGGAGATGCACTCGACGGACGTGGTGTTCCCCTGGGCCGGGAGCAGGGAAGGGGGGATCCCCGTCGAGAATGTCATCAAGAACATCAAGAGTTCTCCTGCCAACCTGGAGTGGACCCAGGCGGTAACAGGATTCAAGCTCGGTTTCATCAGACACCCGGAGTACGAGTTCTACTCCAACGACAGCCCTCACTGGTCGGCGGGGGTCACCTGCGCCGACTGCCACATGCCGCTTATGAGCGTCAGCCACGAGACCCTGACCGACCACAGGATCATGAGCCCGCTTAAGGGGGCCATGACTGCGTGCGCGGGTTGCCACGAGGAGAAAGCGCCGGAGTTGAGGGCCAAGGTGATCGCGATACAGGACCGCTTCATCGCCAGCTACCTGAAGACCGGGTACGCGGTCGCCGCCGACGCGAAGCTCTTCGAGATGGCCAACAAGGCGAAGGCCGCCGGCAAACAGATCGACAGCCAGGTGTACGGCATAGCGCGGGAGAACTACGAGCAGGCTTTCTATCGCCTGATCTTCGTCGGCGCCGAGAACTCAACCGGTTTCCACAACCCCAAAGAGGGGATGAGGGTCGTAGAGGATGCCGCCCGCTACGCCGCCACCGCCGAGATGCACCTGCGCCAGATGCTGGCCAAGGCAGGGGAGCGGGTACCCGAACAGGTCGACCTGGAGCTTTCGAAGTACACCGGCAACCGTGGACAAAAGCACCTGAAGTTCAGGCCGGAACACGAGATCAAGGCTCCCATCGTTAAATAGGCTCTAAACGCTGACGACGCCTTCGCGGAACTCCCCGCGAAGGCGTCTTTTCTTTCAACCGCGCTCCATTCGCCCGCACTTCGTCAAGGCAAATCCCCTTGGACCCTTTCTCAAAAGTTCATCCCGGAATTGCGTGGTGTGACGTAGTTAACCACGAAGCGCTACGTGCGGCCTAACGTTCCCCCCTTTGCGAAGGGGGGACAGGGGAGATTTCGTACTGCGACCAAAAAAAGGCTGAAGCCTACTCACGCGGCGCATCCCCCTGCTCGCGCAGGTAGGCCAGCGCCCGGCTCAGTTCCGCCTGAAAGTCTTCCAGGAGAAGCTCCGCATCGTCATCCCCCTTAAGGGCCGACTCCAGCCGCACCGCGGCCCCGTGCAGGGGAAACGCCGCCAGGACGCCGGCCACCCCCTTCACCGAATGCGCGAGCCGGGAGGCTTCCTGCCGGTTCCCCAGGGCCAGCTCCCGCCGCACTTCCTCGCCGCGCGCGCCGTACTCCTGCCGGAACCTGGCGAGGAGGTCCCGGTATAGCTCCGCGTTCCCACCGGTCAACCGCACCCCCGCCTTGAAATCGACCGGGGTGACCCCAAGGGCAAATGCTGTAGCGCTCACCCCGGCGTCCCCCTTTTGAGCCGTTGTTTCCTCAGCCCCCTTCCCAAGCCACTGCGCGATGCAGCCGTAGAGGGAATCGGGGGTGAAAGGCTTGCAGAGGTGATCGTTCATCCCCGCGGCGAGGCTCGCCCTTACGTCGTGTCCCATCGCGTTGGCTGAGACCGCCAGTATGGGAAGTTCTGCCATCCCAGGCTTAGAGAGCTGGCGGATCTCGCGGGCCGCCGCCAGCCCGTCCATCACCGGCATCTGCACGTCCATCAGGACGAGGTCGAAGTCGCATCGCGCCACCAGCTCGACCGCTTCCGCACCGTTTTGCGCCAGGGTGACCGACAGGCCGCTCCGCTCCAGGAGCGCGCAGGCCACCTGCTGGTTGAAAGGGTTGTCCTCGGCAAGAAGCACCCGTTCGCCGTTGAAGCCGGGATGCCTGCGGCCTGGTCCCTTGGCCGCCTCGCTCCCAGTTGCCGCCGCGTCGCCGAAGGGGAGCCTGAAGTTGAAGGTATTGCCGAGCCCCGGTACGCCGTCACACCAGATCTCCCCTCCCAAAAGCGTCACCAGCGCCTTGCAGAGGGCAAGGCCCAGCCCCGGGCTGCTGTTGATGGCCTCGGCATCTAGCGCCCCGAGGTCCAGCGCAAGTTGCGCCTCTCCCTCCGCAGGTTCCCCGCTTCCGCAATCCTGCACCGCGAATGCCAGCGAGACCCCCCCCCGGTAGCGCTGGTGCACCGCTGCCGAAAACCCGATGTAGCCGTGCAGGGTGAGGGCAAGAGCGTTTTTGAGCAGGTTGTCCAGTATCAGCGACAGGCGCTTTGCGTCGCCGATCAGCAGGTTGGGGAGTTCCGGAGCCAGTTGCGCGCGCAACTCGATCCCCTTTCGCTCAGCCTGGAGGTGGTGGCGTAACAGCAGGTTCTCTATCACCTGCTGCGGCGAGAAGGGGGCCAGTTCGGTCCTGGCTTTTCCGGCAGATATACTGGCGAGTTCGAGGATCTCGTCAACAATAATGTGATGCTTTTCAGTGTCCATGGGCTTTTTCCTGTGCGGCGCTCTCTGCGGCCAACGCCCTCGCACTTTTCGGGTGGCAAAGGTCCCTGCTTGAGCAGAATGTGGTGTGGCGCTCTTACCCTAAGCCGCAAGCCTGAAGCGCCCGACCAGGGTCTGCAACTCCTCGGCCTGCCGGGCGAGCTGTGCGGCCGCACCGGCCGTTTCCTCGGCGCCGCTTGCAGTCTGCTGCACCACCTCGGTGATCTGCTGCAGGTTCGCGCTCACCTCCGTCGTGGTCGCCGTCTGCTGCTCGGCCGCGGTCGCGATCTGGCTCACCTGCAGCGACACCTCCTTGATGCATTCCAGGATCTCTTCCAGCGCCTCGCCCGATCTCTGTGAGGAATGCGCCCCCTCTTCGGCGACCCGCACCCCTTGGTCCATGGCGGTTACCGCCTCGCGGGTCTCTCCCTGGATGGCCTTTATCATCGCGCCGATCTCCCTGGTCGCCTTCGAGGTCCGCTCCGCCAGTGCCCGCACCTCGTCGGCCACGACCGCGAAACCTCGTCCCTGCTCGCCGGCCCGCGCCGCCTCGATGGCGGCGTTGAGCGCCAGGAGGTTGGTCTGGTCCGCTATATCCTCTATGGTGCCTACGATATCCCCGATCTGCTCCGAGCGCGCTCCGAGCGTCTCCACCGTCTTCGAGGTGTGGCGCACCCGCTCGGCGATCTCCTGCATCCCGGTGATGGTCTCCTGGACCACGCGCGCCCCGGCGTGGGCCGATTCGGTGGACTGGGTCGAGGCCTGAGCCGCGAGGGCGCAGTTCTTCGCGATCTCGGCGCTGGTGGCGGCCATCTCTTCGCTGCCGGTCGCCACGGTGCCGGTCTGGCAGGCGACCTCTTCCGCTCCGGTGGCGATCTGGGTGGAGGTCGAGTGCAACTGGGAGGAAGCTGAGGCGATGCCCGCCGAGATGTTCACCGTCTGCGACACGAGACCCCGCAGGCTTTGCACCATGTGCCCCATAGCCGCCAGGAGTTGCCCGGTTTCGTCGCTGGAAGCCGACTCAACTTCCACGGTGAGATCGCCGTCGGCGAGGCTATTGGCCACCTGCACCGCCTCTGCCAGGGGTCTTGTGATCATCCTGGTGATGGTGAAGGCGAGCGCCGCCGCCACCAGCACACCCAGGGCGAGGAGCGCCCCCATCAGGCGCATGGAGCTCTGCGCGATTTCCTGGTTCAGGTCAGCCGTGATCTGCCCCTGTTTTTCCTTGGAGGCGACCAGACGGTCCAGCAGCTCCTGTTCATGCAGAGCCGCCTTTCTGGCTTCTCCGTGCAAAAGGCGCGTGGCCTCGGCGCGACGGTTGGCTGCGTCCAGCTGTTGCACCTGGTCGATGAGCCCGGTGTACACGCTGCGCGCCTCCTTGAATTCCATGAAAAGCTCGCGCCCTTCGTCGCTGATGATATTTTTCTCGAACTCTGCGGCATGCTCGGTGACGGTCTGGCGCATCTTCTTCACGTTGTCCAGGTAGGCCTGGCGCTCCGCGGGGTCGGTCGACTCCAGGGCGTCGCGCAGGTTGATCCTTACCCTCTGGAAAGCGACCGACATGGCCCCGATGTCCCCCATCGGGACCGTGACTTTCCGGTATTGCTTGTCGCTTGCCTGGTTCAGCTTGTTGATCTGGATCATCCCGAAGCAGCCGATCGCTGCGGCTATCACAGTCACCAGGGCGAAACCCGCCGCGAGCTTAAACCCCACCTTCAGATTCCTGATTCCTCTCATTGTCCTCTCCTTGGCTGCCTTATTTAAAATCTCTCCCGGGTTCATCTCCATGACGCCGGGTGTCCCATGAGGGACAGTCCCGGCGGCTTCAACCCATAAGGAGCAGGAGCAGTGCCAAAGAGCGCAGTGACGGAAAATCAGGTGGTTTTGACGACTGGCTGGAAGAGGGTTGTCCCTTTAAGGGACACCTTGGGCGCAAAAGGGACAGTGCGGCTGCAGCAGGGGCAAAGAAGGTATCAGGAGCGGTAGAAGGCCTTTCGGTTCACCTTGAGGAGTTGCGCCGCCTTGGACTTGTTGCCGCCGCAGCGCTCCAGCGTCTGGGTGAGGATCAGCGTGGTGAGGGCGTCGAGAGAGAGCTCCTCCGGGGCAAGGGAGAGCCGGTAGCTGACCAGTCCCGGCGCCTCGGCCGCCGGGGTCGCCTCGCTGGAGGCCGCGCCGATCCCAAGGTGGGGGAGGGGGATAGGCCCGCCGTCGGTGAGGATGGCAGCGCGTTCCAGGC from Citrifermentans bremense harbors:
- a CDS encoding ammonia-forming cytochrome c nitrite reductase subunit c552 encodes the protein MLAGYAKRLGGAVLVLLAATALWSGCSHNNADSRQPAQMTEEPLSPADAAIDPAHWGRLYPVHYQQWKLTSEPTPAGLSKYKRGFDVGEERRDKLDEYPFLALLYSGWGFGAEYNEPRGHYYMVQDQLEVDPGRLKAGGACLTCKTPYAPKLQKEMGRAYFATPYKEVLARLPKQNQALGAACVDCHDNQGMTLRISRDFTLGKALRQIGMDPSKLTREQKKTLVCAQCHVTYMIPKDEEMHSTDVVFPWAGSREGGIPVENVIKNIKSSPANLEWTQAVTGFKLGFIRHPEYEFYSNDSPHWSAGVTCADCHMPLMSVSHETLTDHRIMSPLKGAMTACAGCHEEKAPELRAKVIAIQDRFIASYLKTGYAVAADAKLFEMANKAKAAGKQIDSQVYGIARENYEQAFYRLIFVGAENSTGFHNPKEGMRVVEDAARYAATAEMHLRQMLAKAGERVPEQVDLELSKYTGNRGQKHLKFRPEHEIKAPIVK
- a CDS encoding response regulator codes for the protein MDTEKHHIIVDEILELASISAGKARTELAPFSPQQVIENLLLRHHLQAERKGIELRAQLAPELPNLLIGDAKRLSLILDNLLKNALALTLHGYIGFSAAVHQRYRGGVSLAFAVQDCGSGEPAEGEAQLALDLGALDAEAINSSPGLGLALCKALVTLLGGEIWCDGVPGLGNTFNFRLPFGDAAATGSEAAKGPGRRHPGFNGERVLLAEDNPFNQQVACALLERSGLSVTLAQNGAEAVELVARCDFDLVLMDVQMPVMDGLAAAREIRQLSKPGMAELPILAVSANAMGHDVRASLAAGMNDHLCKPFTPDSLYGCIAQWLGKGAEETTAQKGDAGVSATAFALGVTPVDFKAGVRLTGGNAELYRDLLARFRQEYGARGEEVRRELALGNRQEASRLAHSVKGVAGVLAAFPLHGAAVRLESALKGDDDAELLLEDFQAELSRALAYLREQGDAPRE
- a CDS encoding methyl-accepting chemotaxis protein, coding for MRGIRNLKVGFKLAAGFALVTVIAAAIGCFGMIQINKLNQASDKQYRKVTVPMGDIGAMSVAFQRVRINLRDALESTDPAERQAYLDNVKKMRQTVTEHAAEFEKNIISDEGRELFMEFKEARSVYTGLIDQVQQLDAANRRAEATRLLHGEARKAALHEQELLDRLVASKEKQGQITADLNQEIAQSSMRLMGALLALGVLVAAALAFTITRMITRPLAEAVQVANSLADGDLTVEVESASSDETGQLLAAMGHMVQSLRGLVSQTVNISAGIASASSQLHSTSTQIATGAEEVACQTGTVATGSEEMAATSAEIAKNCALAAQASTQSTESAHAGARVVQETITGMQEIAERVRHTSKTVETLGARSEQIGDIVGTIEDIADQTNLLALNAAIEAARAGEQGRGFAVVADEVRALAERTSKATREIGAMIKAIQGETREAVTAMDQGVRVAEEGAHSSQRSGEALEEILECIKEVSLQVSQIATAAEQQTATTTEVSANLQQITEVVQQTASGAEETAGAAAQLARQAEELQTLVGRFRLAA